The following are encoded together in the Candidatus Zixiibacteriota bacterium genome:
- a CDS encoding M28 family peptidase has protein sequence MSKRLLTAVLLLLILAVSASAGDLYKVLVKSEREAGILTATGAEPVLVISDGYLVIADPASVSKLTDSGLEIEFLAHDISRNQLAVDNRLDRGNVGKFPILYEEGNLRMFKADLAELSRAGQSPELAPILTGKIDIEYSEPMALTFAPRAESIGLDSLIGLVEQDSLLAFTTRLQAFYRRYAGTDSNYASRDWIAQKFQSFNYDSIEIDSFTATVGGLPAACQNVVAVKTGSLYPELQIIVGAHRDAVSASPGADDNGSGTAAVLEVARILRDINTDITFVFILFDAEEQGLVGAYHYVNEAKARSDSIIYMFNMDMIAHFANSTQAKLYHGTDQTYSLLWQHLADSLVGISGFLSGNSSGSDHFPFTQSGYRATFASEYIFSTVYHSPSDSTKYMNFEYMTGMVQASLATVYRVNTTYLPTGTLLFSYPVGLPSALPPEATTLLDISLAGTYGEIPASGTGLLHYSVNGGEYQTAPLTELSPGNYQATFPAAGCYSKVEYYFSIQNGSGETFSDPRETIFPYSALVATESNIVFADNFETDKGWTVGGNATAGLWNRGYPLGGGDRGDPPADFDGSGQCALTDNRDGDTDVDNGVTTYASPTFDLSNGYGRIHYARWFSNNTGSTPNTDWMYVWISNNNGSNWTMVETVGPVYQANGGWYERSFWVGDYLTPSSQMKMRFDASDQGSASCVEAGLDDFQVTAYYCVTFTCGDLNDDGLINILDITALINFLYRGGTPPDPTTSADVNGDGIVNIKDITHLINFLYKGGSAPACP, from the coding sequence GCGTCAGTTTCAAAATTGACGGATTCCGGACTGGAAATTGAGTTTTTGGCCCATGATATTTCCCGAAACCAATTGGCGGTTGACAATCGCCTTGACCGCGGAAATGTAGGCAAATTTCCTATTCTTTACGAGGAAGGAAATTTGAGAATGTTCAAAGCCGATCTGGCGGAGCTGTCCAGGGCCGGGCAGAGTCCCGAACTGGCCCCTATCCTGACCGGGAAAATCGATATCGAATATAGTGAACCGATGGCGCTCACTTTTGCTCCCCGCGCCGAGAGTATTGGCCTTGATTCTCTTATCGGGCTGGTCGAGCAGGATTCGCTGCTTGCCTTTACGACGCGTCTACAGGCCTTCTATCGCCGTTACGCAGGGACCGACTCCAATTATGCCTCACGCGACTGGATTGCCCAGAAATTCCAGTCATTTAATTATGACTCGATAGAGATAGACAGTTTCACGGCCACCGTGGGCGGCCTTCCGGCCGCCTGCCAGAATGTGGTGGCAGTCAAGACTGGCAGTCTCTATCCCGAACTTCAGATAATAGTCGGCGCTCATCGCGATGCCGTTTCAGCTTCACCCGGCGCCGATGACAACGGCTCCGGTACGGCGGCCGTTCTTGAGGTGGCAAGAATACTGAGGGATATCAATACTGATATTACATTTGTATTCATATTGTTTGATGCCGAAGAGCAGGGATTAGTGGGCGCCTATCACTATGTCAATGAGGCTAAAGCCCGCAGTGACAGCATCATTTATATGTTCAACATGGATATGATCGCCCATTTCGCCAACAGCACTCAGGCCAAATTATATCACGGAACCGACCAGACCTATTCCCTTCTCTGGCAGCATCTGGCCGATTCCCTGGTGGGAATATCGGGTTTCCTTTCGGGGAATAGCAGCGGCTCGGATCATTTCCCTTTCACGCAAAGCGGTTACCGCGCGACATTCGCGAGCGAATATATTTTCTCGACGGTCTATCACTCTCCGTCCGACAGCACGAAATACATGAATTTCGAATATATGACAGGCATGGTGCAGGCCTCACTGGCGACCGTGTACAGAGTCAATACCACTTACCTGCCGACCGGAACACTGCTCTTCTCATATCCTGTGGGCCTCCCGTCGGCACTCCCACCCGAAGCGACCACTTTGTTAGATATTTCCCTGGCAGGCACTTATGGAGAGATACCGGCCTCCGGCACCGGCCTGCTGCACTATTCAGTTAATGGCGGTGAGTATCAGACCGCGCCACTGACGGAGTTGTCCCCCGGAAACTATCAGGCGACGTTTCCCGCCGCCGGCTGTTACAGCAAGGTAGAATATTACTTCAGCATTCAGAACGGCTCAGGAGAAACATTCTCGGATCCGCGTGAGACTATTTTCCCCTATTCAGCATTAGTGGCCACGGAAAGCAATATTGTCTTTGCCGATAATTTTGAGACCGACAAAGGATGGACGGTCGGCGGTAACGCCACCGCCGGTCTCTGGAACCGCGGCTATCCGCTGGGCGGCGGTGATCGCGGCGACCCGCCCGCAGATTTCGACGGCTCCGGACAATGCGCCCTTACCGATAACCGCGACGGCGACACCGATGTCGACAACGGTGTCACCACTTATGCCTCCCCGACTTTCGACCTTTCCAACGGGTATGGCCGAATTCATTATGCCCGCTGGTTTTCAAACAACACCGGCAGTACTCCCAACACCGACTGGATGTATGTCTGGATTTCCAATAACAATGGGAGCAACTGGACCATGGTGGAGACTGTTGGACCGGTTTATCAGGCCAACGGCGGGTGGTACGAAAGATCATTTTGGGTCGGCGACTATCTGACACCCTCTTCACAGATGAAAATGCGTTTTGATGCTTCCGACCAGGGGTCGGCATCGTGCGTTGAAGCCGGCCTTGATGATTTCCAGGTTACCGCCTATTACTGCGTCACATTCACCTGCGGCGATCTTAACGACGACGGACTGATCAATATTCTTGATATCACCGCTCTGATCAACTTTCTCTATCGAGGCGGCACGCCGCCCGATCCAACGACTTCGGCTGATGTAAACGGCGACGGTATAGTAAATATTAAGGACATTACCCATCTGATCAATTTCCTTTACAAAGGAGGTTCGGCGCCTGCCTGTCCATAA
- a CDS encoding dockerin type I domain-containing protein yields the protein MKYRRLLSLAAAVLGSLCMIFSAVAVQDEAIVAEHNVIASFESIPASVIEQIKTGYRIFYGHTSHGSQIVTGMEMLRDINPLYDFNNGKGTLYIHEYGDDLGGQGDTTWVPPTREHLAEPGGNYNIVIWSWCGGVSDNTVEGINIYLNAINQLEQEYPNVVFVFMTGHLDGGGPAGNLYLRNNQIRDYCRSNDKILFDFADIESYDPDGTYYPDETDACNWCSAWCTGHTCPSCGGCAHSHCFNCFQKGKAFWWLMAKAAGWNQEPSTCGDINGNGFINIQDITHLINFIYRGGPAPVPPATGDVNNSGAANIQDITYLINYLYKGGPEPVCP from the coding sequence ATGAAATACAGGCGACTTTTATCCTTAGCCGCGGCAGTTCTGGGTTCTCTGTGCATGATATTTTCGGCCGTGGCGGTGCAGGACGAGGCCATCGTGGCGGAGCACAATGTCATCGCCTCCTTTGAGAGCATTCCCGCATCAGTAATCGAGCAGATAAAGACCGGCTACAGAATTTTCTACGGGCATACCTCGCATGGAAGCCAGATTGTCACCGGGATGGAGATGCTGCGAGACATCAACCCTCTTTATGATTTTAATAACGGTAAGGGAACTCTCTACATTCATGAATATGGCGACGACCTCGGCGGGCAGGGCGATACCACCTGGGTACCGCCGACGCGCGAGCATCTGGCCGAGCCGGGCGGCAACTATAATATCGTCATCTGGTCGTGGTGCGGCGGTGTGTCGGATAATACGGTCGAGGGAATAAATATCTATCTGAACGCCATCAATCAGCTCGAGCAGGAATATCCCAACGTTGTTTTTGTTTTTATGACCGGCCATCTTGACGGCGGCGGCCCGGCCGGTAATCTGTACCTTCGGAATAACCAAATCCGCGACTACTGTCGGAGTAACGACAAGATTCTCTTCGACTTTGCGGATATCGAGAGTTATGACCCTGATGGTACATACTATCCGGATGAAACCGATGCCTGCAATTGGTGTTCCGCCTGGTGCACGGGCCACACCTGCCCTTCCTGCGGCGGGTGCGCCCACTCACACTGTTTCAACTGCTTTCAGAAAGGGAAAGCATTCTGGTGGCTCATGGCGAAAGCGGCCGGATGGAACCAGGAACCCTCAACCTGCGGCGATATCAATGGTAATGGTTTTATAAATATCCAGGATATAACTCATCTTATTAATTTTATCTATCGTGGCGGCCCGGCGCCGGTGCCGCCTGCGACCGGAGATGTCAACAACAGCGGTGCAGCCAATATTCAGGATATCACTTATCTCATAAATTACCTTTATAAAGGCGGCCCGGAACCGGTTTGCCCATGA